From Novosphingobium resinovorum, the proteins below share one genomic window:
- a CDS encoding peptidoglycan DD-metalloendopeptidase family protein, translating to MATGRQTDVSLVIRARDEGTKAVKAFESALSDLLSTQKQVASGSTNTASGITQTISALAGLDKAYSQISGSINRGADAFERQLTSLASNQAQLRALTRQLEAARAAQSKMDSFVGPPTREAMSRYQGVAAEVKNLEAQYRSLEREVSRQDAGFQRSASDLAQLERQTRLVGAVTTFAKQESEQYTRSLDRQNAAAEKAAALQASIARSTNATSGKSAEDSASVFTRAGLTDTERAIAAVEKETAARERAAQAEREYAQAVEMSQAAQRARARIEGNGGSAGRAGETALADMLRQEEAAAQAAADAEAELVDATARLRSELNPLAAIQDKLNRELAEAQKLYDRGKISATELAQAQTLLRKRADDAAQSLGQQNVGGGKPTLFGLKPYEMQNLSFQLNDIVTQLASGTSLTQTLAQQGGQIIQIFPRAGSMIVAALGNPAVLAAAAAIGAVVIGLKEAGDEAERLRGFLGQLAASADGNSYGAGALNDAAEALDRYGLSAEDAVAAVRKFVREGVDQSRIEQFGEAASNLSDVMGVDLKDAVNEVADAFTGGYEAVKRLDDSYDFLTAAQRDHIRTLFEEGRAAEGRNEALDIFSARQEDAAQKMRGPWASAMRELSAAWQEFKELVGDTQWIRDAGSGLAGLGRDAAAALRQLRGAASEADVTKQLKTTRDIIAGIQGDLKDASALTRGGLQANLKVFQDQEASLVRQLDTLKKQNTESGKQGDTIARQSQLSQKQTGDLQRATAAAKESKSVAEAETEARRKATEFVEKEFKLADEATKQAYIAQEVARAREATQKRISDQAKKEADERKRAADEAKRLAQQTQFIDPVSGRVSSGYGQRTAPKAGASTFHRGVDFAVPTGTQVKAPAKGVVVETGYDSKLGKFVYIDHGNNTVSKFGHLSDNAIVSRGQIVEQGQTIGRSGNTGNSTGAHLHYQVEVNGKAVDPQKGIFVEDGLGRFKTDLADAVADYDKVVEKQQEFLDGLDRANAARELETTQLRDQSTLTGDALLAAQRQADIETQIAKVRDDASKAGIAADDPALELRIQKLREVTGAYFDAANARQSFENQRQSVDQPVQDLSALRDSLQQRIQYFEETGQRGLAQQLMPQLDMVNSKLLEAISNAQTFYSSLAGNPEAMAALGLTQTQVDTIRLGLDASAAAGQNLGYIMGISGQQIAQAFASNATDALDSFAQSIASGANAFQALGTAFLQFAAQFLRQIATMILQQIIFNAIAGAIGGAAGGASGGGATGSTGAFAGVRAHDGGVIGSGSLVQTDAGVQEILNVVRNWRTGSGPRAVNPSWFSGATRYHTGGIIGLAPNEVPVIAEEGEEMLTRDDPRHVLNGGATPSGGSGTNIKNIVVFDPAAAFAEALNTKRGEKALLTWVKNNPTAFNAAMGGR from the coding sequence ATGGCAACCGGGCGGCAGACCGACGTTTCGCTCGTCATCCGGGCCAGGGATGAAGGCACCAAGGCCGTCAAGGCGTTTGAGTCCGCGCTTTCCGATCTGCTGTCGACCCAGAAGCAGGTTGCATCGGGGTCGACGAACACCGCGTCGGGCATCACGCAGACGATCAGCGCACTGGCCGGGCTCGACAAGGCGTACAGCCAGATCTCCGGCAGCATCAACCGTGGTGCCGATGCATTTGAGCGTCAGTTGACCTCGCTGGCGAGTAACCAGGCACAGCTTCGCGCTTTGACCCGGCAGCTGGAAGCGGCCCGCGCAGCGCAGAGCAAGATGGACTCCTTCGTCGGCCCGCCGACCCGGGAAGCCATGTCCAGGTATCAGGGCGTTGCCGCCGAGGTGAAGAACCTTGAGGCACAGTACCGCAGCCTTGAGCGTGAAGTGTCCCGACAGGATGCCGGGTTCCAGCGCAGCGCGTCTGACCTTGCACAACTGGAGCGGCAGACCCGACTGGTTGGCGCCGTCACAACGTTCGCAAAGCAGGAATCCGAACAGTACACCCGGTCGCTGGACCGCCAGAATGCCGCGGCAGAGAAGGCTGCAGCACTGCAGGCGTCTATTGCGCGAAGCACCAACGCGACGTCGGGCAAGTCGGCCGAAGACTCGGCAAGCGTGTTCACCCGTGCCGGGTTGACCGACACCGAGCGCGCGATCGCGGCAGTCGAAAAGGAAACCGCTGCCCGAGAACGCGCTGCTCAGGCTGAGCGCGAGTATGCGCAGGCGGTCGAGATGTCGCAGGCCGCCCAGCGCGCTCGCGCTCGCATCGAAGGAAACGGTGGCAGTGCAGGCCGCGCAGGTGAAACCGCACTGGCCGATATGCTGCGGCAAGAAGAAGCTGCGGCGCAGGCTGCTGCGGATGCCGAGGCCGAACTGGTCGACGCCACCGCACGGCTGCGATCGGAACTCAATCCACTAGCGGCCATCCAGGACAAGCTGAACCGCGAACTGGCCGAAGCCCAGAAGCTGTATGATCGCGGGAAGATCAGCGCCACGGAACTGGCGCAGGCTCAGACGCTGCTGCGGAAGCGCGCCGACGATGCTGCACAGTCGTTGGGGCAGCAGAACGTCGGCGGCGGCAAACCGACGCTGTTCGGCCTGAAGCCTTACGAGATGCAGAACCTGTCGTTCCAGTTGAACGACATAGTGACGCAGCTTGCGTCCGGCACCTCGCTGACCCAGACGCTGGCGCAGCAGGGTGGTCAGATCATCCAGATCTTCCCCCGGGCCGGCAGCATGATCGTTGCTGCGCTCGGGAACCCCGCAGTGCTGGCAGCCGCAGCAGCGATCGGCGCCGTGGTGATCGGCCTCAAGGAAGCTGGCGACGAGGCCGAACGGCTTCGCGGTTTCTTGGGCCAACTGGCGGCATCGGCAGATGGTAACTCGTATGGCGCTGGTGCGCTGAACGACGCTGCCGAGGCGCTGGATCGATACGGTTTGTCGGCGGAAGACGCCGTAGCTGCCGTGCGAAAGTTCGTCCGCGAGGGTGTCGACCAATCTCGCATCGAGCAGTTCGGCGAAGCAGCGTCCAATCTCTCCGACGTGATGGGTGTCGATCTGAAGGACGCCGTCAACGAGGTGGCCGATGCGTTCACCGGCGGATACGAGGCCGTCAAGCGGCTCGACGATTCCTACGACTTCCTGACCGCCGCACAGCGCGACCATATCCGCACGCTGTTCGAAGAAGGGCGCGCAGCAGAAGGGCGCAACGAAGCACTCGATATTTTCTCGGCGCGCCAGGAAGACGCGGCCCAGAAGATGCGCGGCCCATGGGCGAGTGCGATGCGGGAACTCTCCGCAGCCTGGCAAGAATTCAAGGAACTGGTCGGCGACACCCAGTGGATTCGCGATGCCGGTTCCGGATTGGCTGGCCTCGGCCGGGACGCTGCTGCGGCCCTGCGGCAGCTTCGCGGTGCGGCCAGTGAGGCCGACGTCACCAAGCAACTGAAGACGACCCGCGACATTATTGCCGGGATTCAGGGCGACCTGAAAGACGCCAGTGCGCTTACCCGTGGCGGATTGCAGGCAAACCTCAAGGTCTTTCAGGACCAGGAAGCCTCGCTTGTCCGGCAGCTGGACACCCTGAAGAAGCAGAACACGGAGTCCGGGAAGCAGGGCGACACGATCGCCCGTCAGTCCCAGTTGTCGCAGAAGCAGACAGGCGACCTTCAGCGCGCCACTGCGGCCGCGAAGGAATCCAAGTCGGTCGCCGAGGCCGAAACGGAAGCCCGTCGCAAGGCGACCGAGTTTGTCGAGAAGGAATTCAAACTCGCCGACGAGGCGACCAAGCAGGCGTATATCGCGCAGGAGGTCGCACGCGCTCGCGAGGCGACCCAGAAGCGCATTTCCGACCAGGCTAAGAAGGAGGCCGACGAACGAAAGCGGGCCGCCGACGAAGCCAAGCGTCTCGCGCAGCAGACCCAGTTCATCGACCCGGTCAGCGGCCGCGTATCATCCGGATACGGCCAGCGAACCGCACCGAAGGCCGGCGCATCGACGTTCCACCGCGGTGTTGATTTCGCCGTGCCGACCGGGACGCAGGTCAAGGCCCCCGCCAAGGGCGTGGTGGTCGAAACCGGCTACGACTCCAAGCTGGGCAAGTTCGTCTACATCGACCACGGCAACAACACCGTCTCGAAGTTCGGCCACCTGTCCGACAATGCCATCGTGTCGCGCGGCCAGATCGTAGAGCAGGGACAGACGATCGGGCGGTCGGGCAACACCGGCAACAGCACCGGCGCGCACCTGCATTACCAGGTCGAGGTCAACGGGAAGGCGGTCGACCCGCAGAAGGGTATCTTCGTCGAGGATGGCCTGGGTCGCTTCAAGACCGACCTCGCGGATGCCGTAGCCGACTACGACAAGGTCGTCGAAAAGCAGCAGGAATTCCTGGATGGGCTCGACCGGGCGAACGCTGCCCGTGAACTCGAGACCACGCAGTTGCGCGACCAGTCCACGCTGACCGGCGACGCGCTGTTGGCGGCCCAGCGTCAGGCCGACATTGAAACGCAGATCGCCAAGGTGCGGGACGATGCGTCGAAGGCTGGTATCGCCGCCGACGATCCGGCGCTGGAACTGCGCATCCAGAAGCTGCGCGAGGTAACCGGGGCCTACTTCGATGCGGCAAACGCTCGCCAGTCGTTCGAGAACCAGCGTCAGAGCGTCGATCAGCCCGTGCAGGATCTCAGCGCGTTGCGGGATAGCCTGCAGCAGCGCATCCAATACTTCGAGGAAACCGGGCAGCGCGGCCTCGCGCAGCAGCTCATGCCGCAGTTGGACATGGTCAACTCCAAGCTGTTGGAGGCGATCAGCAACGCGCAGACGTTCTACTCGTCACTCGCCGGTAACCCGGAAGCGATGGCCGCCCTTGGTTTGACGCAGACGCAGGTCGATACGATCCGCCTCGGTCTAGATGCGTCGGCAGCGGCCGGGCAGAACCTCGGCTACATCATGGGCATCTCCGGGCAGCAGATCGCCCAGGCATTCGCCAGCAACGCCACCGACGCCCTCGACAGCTTCGCCCAGTCGATCGCCAGCGGGGCCAATGCGTTTCAGGCGCTCGGCACGGCATTCCTGCAGTTCGCAGCCCAGTTCCTGCGGCAGATTGCCACCATGATCCTGCAGCAGATCATCTTCAACGCTATCGCCGGGGCAATCGGTGGCGCGGCTGGAGGTGCTTCCGGCGGTGGGGCCACCGGGAGCACCGGTGCCTTCGCCGGTGTGCGCGCACATGACGGTGGCGTGATCGGCAGCGGCTCGCTGGTGCAGACCGACGCCGGGGTGCAAGAGATTTTGAACGTTGTTCGCAACTGGCGCACCGGTTCGGGGCCACGTGCGGTCAACCCATCGTGGTTCTCCGGCGCGACCCGGTATCACACCGGCGGTATCATCGGCCTCGCGCCCAATGAGGTGCCGGTCATCGCCGAAGAAGGCGAGGAGATGCTGACCCGCGACGACCCGCGCCACGTGTTGAACGGCGGCGCGACACCGTCAGGCGGCAGCGGTACGAACATCAAGAACATTGTCGTGTTCGACCCGGCGGCAGCCTTCGCGGAAGCGCTCAACACCAAGCGTGGTGAAAAGGCGCTGCTGACCTGGGTGAAGAACAACCCGACTGCCTTCAACGCTGCAATGGGTGGCCGCTGA
- a CDS encoding phage pre-tape measure protein, translating to MGLRNLSFAPATVEVPGGESFTVRGLSPDKVITLYNRHTGQLSALWDSRENITEVQDLIVSLLSDAPDIMAELIAIASGSKVTDDFVEPDTEVNPLGLTDYERDVEAARSLPLPVQMEALLKIGELTFSSSMPPGKFLAVVIKLAGKATAAFSQSAKS from the coding sequence ATGGGACTGCGTAACCTATCCTTTGCTCCGGCCACGGTCGAGGTCCCCGGCGGTGAATCTTTCACCGTCCGGGGCCTCAGTCCGGACAAGGTGATCACCCTCTACAACCGCCACACTGGGCAGCTTTCGGCGCTCTGGGATTCGCGGGAAAACATCACCGAAGTGCAGGATCTTATCGTCAGCCTGCTTTCCGATGCTCCCGATATCATGGCCGAACTGATCGCCATCGCATCGGGAAGCAAGGTCACCGACGACTTTGTCGAACCCGACACCGAGGTCAATCCGCTCGGTCTCACGGACTACGAGCGCGACGTCGAGGCTGCCCGATCGCTACCGCTTCCGGTCCAGATGGAAGCGCTGCTCAAGATCGGCGAGCTGACCTTCTCGTCGAGCATGCCGCCGGGAAAATTCCTCGCCGTGGTGATCAAACTGGCCGGCAAAGCCACGGCGGCCTTCAGCCAGTCAGCGAAAAGCTGA
- a CDS encoding major capsid protein, which produces MTIYSPAPNAPYQPWSTHKLLGVFRDMRPETWYFGQFFTGGQMRSTDEWIDFEKLPIRSRSLAPFVRPMGRGKGALKDRVQGFRFKPANIVAEDAVDPFRPLSFAPGIDVSALHMNLNNISPMQRKELIKAQMVQEFQQQVMRTWEWMKARAIIDGKVTCNYLDGTSVEVDFQRDTDHTEVLTSGNYWGDSGVSLLDHVQRINDTMVNAEFGGALQRITMGGSVASIVRQDNEILDHMDLNVKGGVHVIDRSIASADKVYKFGELFIGGASGQTVELWVNNEEYTDAAGNRARYLGDNEIVATGSPTSINGWECFGMIVDEDAQYQALPLFPKDFKTGERTKVENISVESAPLFVPINPNATYKATVKAPA; this is translated from the coding sequence ATGACCATCTACTCTCCCGCTCCCAACGCGCCGTATCAGCCGTGGAGCACTCACAAGCTGCTGGGCGTGTTCCGCGACATGCGCCCGGAGACCTGGTATTTCGGCCAGTTCTTCACCGGCGGCCAGATGCGCTCCACCGATGAGTGGATCGACTTCGAGAAGCTGCCGATCCGCAGCCGGTCGCTCGCGCCCTTCGTGCGCCCGATGGGTCGCGGCAAGGGTGCCCTGAAGGACCGCGTGCAGGGTTTCCGCTTCAAGCCGGCGAACATCGTCGCCGAAGACGCGGTCGATCCGTTCCGCCCGCTGTCGTTCGCCCCCGGCATCGACGTGTCCGCGCTGCACATGAACCTCAACAACATCTCGCCGATGCAGCGCAAGGAGCTGATCAAGGCGCAGATGGTGCAGGAGTTCCAGCAGCAGGTCATGCGTACCTGGGAATGGATGAAGGCCCGCGCCATCATCGACGGCAAGGTCACCTGCAACTACCTGGATGGCACCTCGGTCGAAGTCGATTTCCAGCGCGACACCGATCACACCGAAGTCCTCACCTCCGGCAACTACTGGGGTGACTCCGGCGTGTCGCTGCTGGATCACGTCCAGCGGATCAACGACACCATGGTCAACGCCGAGTTCGGCGGCGCCCTCCAGCGCATCACCATGGGCGGCTCGGTGGCGTCGATCGTGCGCCAGGACAACGAGATCCTGGATCACATGGACCTCAACGTGAAGGGTGGTGTCCACGTGATCGACCGTTCGATCGCGTCGGCCGACAAGGTCTATAAGTTCGGCGAGCTGTTCATCGGCGGCGCGTCGGGCCAGACCGTCGAACTGTGGGTGAACAACGAGGAGTACACGGACGCCGCTGGCAACCGTGCACGCTACCTCGGCGACAACGAGATCGTCGCCACCGGTTCGCCCACCTCGATCAACGGCTGGGAATGCTTCGGCATGATTGTCGACGAGGACGCGCAGTACCAGGCGCTGCCGCTGTTCCCGAAGGACTTCAAGACCGGTGAGCGCACCAAGGTCGAGAACATCTCGGTGGAATCGGCACCGCTGTTCGTGCCGATCAACCCGAACGCCACCTACAAGGCGACCGTGAAGGCTCCGGCCTAA
- a CDS encoding S49 family peptidase: MSNPLLAQFADQPVMIAPDMLGQVKAHLAAGMAHPDFQKLMGEPMAAADDGFWPETGSWMAHYRPYSVVNGILQIPVRGIMLNEFPFATSWATGYEYIWRAFERGLADGTVRGIALMINSPGGLVSGNQTLVDKMYARRGEKPIRTIVTGGAYSAAYNIAATGEIWVCREGGVGSIGVMTTHIDWSAYNERVGLDYTFIFAGKHKVDGNPEEPLSADAKARIQSRIDELYKIFVSSVARGRDMDERDVRDTEALTFTASEATSNGLADHIGSPEDAMSAFADSLDEPSDNNGDEEMTTPVETVDKAVHEQAVADARAAGAAEGSAAERTRITAILGCENAADRPAAALAAAIDTDLSVEQANTFLGKLGKETAAAPAPTGQQQPGTFADAMQTGNPEVGASPANPDTANDDSADSVLALGAALGLQGFTKPSAK, from the coding sequence ATGAGTAACCCGCTGCTCGCCCAGTTCGCCGATCAGCCGGTGATGATCGCGCCCGACATGCTCGGGCAGGTCAAGGCGCACCTGGCTGCCGGTATGGCACACCCCGATTTCCAGAAGCTGATGGGCGAACCCATGGCTGCCGCCGATGACGGCTTCTGGCCCGAAACCGGTTCGTGGATGGCGCACTATCGCCCGTACTCCGTCGTCAACGGGATTCTCCAAATCCCCGTGCGCGGAATCATGCTCAACGAGTTCCCGTTCGCGACTAGCTGGGCGACTGGCTACGAGTACATCTGGCGTGCGTTCGAGCGTGGCCTGGCAGACGGCACCGTTCGCGGCATTGCGCTGATGATCAACTCGCCCGGTGGCCTCGTTTCGGGCAACCAGACTCTCGTTGACAAGATGTATGCGCGCCGCGGCGAAAAGCCGATCCGCACCATCGTCACCGGCGGCGCCTACTCGGCGGCCTACAACATTGCCGCCACCGGCGAAATCTGGGTCTGCCGTGAAGGCGGTGTCGGGTCGATCGGCGTAATGACCACGCACATCGACTGGTCGGCCTACAACGAGCGCGTCGGCCTCGATTACACCTTCATCTTCGCTGGCAAGCACAAGGTCGATGGCAACCCCGAAGAACCGCTGTCGGCTGACGCGAAGGCGCGCATCCAGTCGCGTATCGACGAACTCTACAAGATCTTCGTGTCCTCCGTGGCACGAGGCCGAGACATGGACGAACGCGACGTTCGGGACACCGAAGCGCTGACGTTCACCGCCTCGGAGGCAACGTCAAACGGTCTCGCCGATCACATCGGCAGCCCGGAGGACGCCATGTCCGCATTCGCGGATTCCCTGGACGAACCGTCCGACAACAATGGAGACGAAGAGATGACCACTCCGGTCGAGACGGTCGACAAGGCCGTCCACGAACAGGCGGTTGCCGACGCTCGCGCCGCTGGCGCTGCCGAAGGTTCCGCCGCCGAGCGCACCCGCATCACCGCGATTCTGGGTTGCGAGAACGCCGCAGATCGTCCCGCTGCCGCACTGGCCGCTGCGATCGACACCGACCTTTCGGTCGAGCAGGCGAACACCTTCCTGGGCAAGCTCGGCAAGGAAACTGCCGCCGCCCCGGCACCGACCGGTCAGCAGCAGCCCGGCACCTTCGCTGACGCGATGCAGACCGGCAACCCTGAGGTCGGCGCGAGCCCGGCCAACCCCGACACCGCGAACGACGACAGTGCCGACAGCGTGCTCGCCCTCGGCGCGGCGCTCGGTCTGCAGGGCTTCACCAAGCCCTCGGCCAAGTAA
- a CDS encoding phage portal protein encodes MSDEFTDLLAREVAAPPAKALVPAVAGGEVALGAFEGADRFNSTIALWDSPLKSADLEILPEKTTVDGRARDMLRNDAFVQGGANLHKDNIVGSHYLLNCRPATRVLLGKDDDLWEEEFQEEVEAKWELYSDSPENWIDAARTNNFTSLVRMAVGIHLMGGEVLAAAEWTTDDGSPYSTAIQMVDLDRLSDPKDMTGWRWIQSPDQRAGVRYNRRGAPVSYFVRSAHPNDYGPVDFAPPKWDEIDRTKPWGRLQMIHLFEQVRPEQTRGITEMAAALKAMKITHTWRDITVQHAVTQAMYAAAITSELPTADILQRMGGDSPEAAQAAIAAYAQGYMGAVGQYVGKGGIAIDGVKVPRLFPGEKFELKSAAGNGPLGSQFEQSLLRYMAAAIGVSYEQLSRDYTNTNYSSARASMAETWKFMQARKKLIADRFATIIFRLWLEEAINAGDIESAKRFRIYNPPRPGQRYGRLNSNFDALSRCDWVGASRGQIDELKETQAAVLRINNGLSTAEDELARLGKDWRKVYRQLKREMALREALGLQFMATDPATMAAMNALSATPSDEGDSPRG; translated from the coding sequence GTGAGCGACGAGTTCACCGATCTGCTGGCCCGAGAGGTCGCAGCGCCGCCTGCCAAGGCTCTGGTCCCTGCCGTGGCAGGCGGCGAAGTGGCTCTCGGTGCCTTCGAAGGCGCTGACCGCTTCAACAGCACCATCGCGCTGTGGGACTCGCCGCTGAAGTCGGCTGACCTGGAAATCTTGCCCGAGAAGACGACGGTTGATGGTCGCGCCCGTGACATGCTGCGCAATGACGCATTCGTCCAAGGCGGTGCCAATCTCCACAAGGACAACATCGTCGGCAGTCACTACCTGCTGAACTGCCGCCCGGCGACCCGGGTGCTGCTCGGCAAGGACGACGACCTCTGGGAAGAAGAGTTCCAGGAAGAAGTCGAGGCCAAGTGGGAACTCTACTCGGACTCTCCTGAGAACTGGATCGACGCCGCCCGGACGAATAATTTCACGTCGCTGGTCCGCATGGCAGTCGGCATCCATCTGATGGGCGGCGAAGTGCTAGCCGCTGCCGAATGGACCACGGACGACGGCTCGCCTTACAGCACCGCGATCCAGATGGTCGACCTCGACCGCCTGTCCGATCCGAAGGACATGACTGGCTGGCGCTGGATTCAGTCGCCCGACCAGCGCGCCGGTGTGCGGTACAATCGCCGCGGTGCGCCGGTGTCGTACTTCGTCCGATCGGCCCATCCGAACGATTACGGACCGGTCGATTTCGCGCCTCCCAAATGGGACGAGATCGACCGCACCAAGCCGTGGGGCCGCCTGCAGATGATCCACCTGTTCGAGCAGGTGCGTCCGGAGCAGACACGCGGCATCACCGAGATGGCTGCAGCCCTCAAGGCGATGAAGATCACGCACACGTGGCGCGACATCACCGTGCAGCACGCCGTCACCCAGGCGATGTATGCTGCGGCGATCACGTCCGAACTGCCAACTGCCGACATCCTCCAACGCATGGGCGGCGATTCCCCGGAAGCCGCGCAGGCAGCCATTGCGGCGTATGCGCAGGGCTACATGGGTGCCGTGGGGCAGTACGTCGGGAAGGGCGGTATCGCCATCGACGGCGTCAAGGTGCCGCGCCTGTTCCCCGGCGAGAAGTTCGAACTGAAGTCGGCAGCCGGTAACGGTCCGCTGGGCAGCCAGTTTGAGCAGTCTCTGCTGCGCTACATGGCTGCAGCAATCGGCGTGTCCTACGAGCAGCTGAGCCGCGACTACACCAACACGAACTACTCGTCTGCCCGCGCCTCCATGGCCGAGACCTGGAAGTTCATGCAGGCGCGCAAGAAGCTGATCGCCGATCGCTTCGCCACGATCATCTTCCGCCTCTGGCTGGAGGAAGCGATCAACGCAGGCGACATCGAGTCCGCCAAGCGCTTCCGGATCTACAATCCCCCGCGCCCGGGCCAGCGCTACGGCCGTCTGAACAGCAACTTCGACGCACTGTCGCGGTGTGACTGGGTTGGCGCATCGCGCGGCCAGATCGACGAACTCAAGGAAACGCAGGCCGCGGTGCTCCGCATCAACAATGGCCTGTCGACCGCCGAGGACGAACTGGCCCGTCTCGGGAAGGACTGGCGCAAGGTTTACCGCCAACTCAAGCGCGAAATGGCGCTGCGCGAGGCGCTGGGGCTCCAGTTCATGGCGACCGATCCCGCGACGATGGCTGCGATGAACGCGCTGTCGGCGACGCCCAGCGACGAAGGAGACAGCCCCCGTGGATAA
- the gpW gene encoding gpW family head-tail joining protein — protein MPTLAERLVEAETAYHSLMTGTLARVYVDQNGERVEYVAANASKLQGYIRDLKQQIADQATGCQTYNGPLRPFFL, from the coding sequence ATGCCGACGCTTGCTGAACGACTTGTAGAAGCTGAGACCGCTTATCACTCGTTGATGACCGGCACGCTCGCCCGCGTCTACGTTGATCAGAACGGCGAGCGTGTCGAATACGTCGCAGCGAACGCGAGCAAGCTGCAGGGTTACATTCGTGACCTGAAGCAGCAGATCGCTGACCAGGCGACCGGTTGTCAGACCTACAATGGCCCCCTCAGGCCGTTCTTCCTGTGA